The sequence AGATGCACTCCGCCAAGATGGATTAATTTCTGAGTATGAATTTGAGCAAAAACGCCGCCAGCTGCTAGACCAAATTTCTTGATTTAACGGAAACTGATGAACAACTGGCTACCTCTCAACCTCAAGTTGCAAAAACTCCGGACTCGGCTGCTGAATGACCCATACTATCGGCTACAGTCTGGAGAAGAAATTCAAATGGCGGTAAAACTGGGTATCAAGATTGACGCTAACCAAGCAACTGTAGATGATTGGTTGCGTTTACCTGGTTTATCAATTCACCAAGCGCGATCGCTTGTGGAACTCTCCAGCTCTGGTGTTAAATTTTACTGTCTTGAAGATATTGCTGCAGCTTTGGCGATACCTTTGCAGCGGCTAGAACCATTACAGCCGCTGCTAAGTTTTATTTTTTATGATGAAGAATCTTTAATTAATCCTACCCAGATAGTTAATCCTAACACCGCTTCCGTGGCAAGACTGGCACAGATACCATTTATTGATCCGTCCCTCGCCCAAGCGGTAGTGCAGAATCGTGTATCATTTGGCCCTTATCGTAACTTGGTTGATTTCCAGCAGCGGTTGTCATTATCTGGAGATGCGATCGCCCAATTAATGTATTATCTGCGGTTTTGAAATCTCAAGATGCTCAAAACTCACTATCGATGAGCCTCCATATATGCTCGTAACAAAGTATTGATCTGAGTTTGATAACCCCGTCCTTGTGATTTGAACCACTCCAATACATCAGTATCAATGCGTAACGTCACCTGTACTTTGTTTTTTGCAGCAGGTAAGCCCCGTCTGACAGTTGCTTTGGCAAACAGTTCTGGTGTAATTTCCGGACAATCTGATAAATCAATGTCTTCATCACTCATAGCATCTAGCCGTTGCCAATCAGTCTGAGAGTTGGTCAAAATAGGTTCGTTGCTCATATTTAGTCGCCTTTCTTACAGAAATAATCCTGATCAACTGATCACGATCTGTGTAGACAACAGCAACAACTCGTCCTTGTAACAAACCAAGTGTGACGAAACGCTGTTCTCGATCTCCATCACCGAATTACAGCCACTCTGGGAGTATTGTAACTACAATTTATAGGTACAGCTACTTAGCTAAGATGGCGATCGCCCAATCAATGTATTATCTGCGGTTTTAAGTCAGGATTCTTTTCACTAAAAAATATAAAAATTTACAACTTCTCCACCAAGATGTTGGACGCTTTCGGCTATGGCAAGAGATAATTTGGAACTAAAGTATTTTTGAGCTACAACTTGAAATCATCGTTTCACAAATTGAATTGTTAATATAGCGTCATTTGGAGAAAGACTGCAATGCCGACCGATTACGTACTATTTGTTCACGGAGTGAAAACTCCTAACCGAGGAGACTTTCAGAAATTAGCTAGTACTTTATTCAATCGTATTCAGAATTCTATTAATGATAAGTCCAGAGTGGTCAAACCAATTTACTCTTTTTGGGGTGACTTGAATTGGGACGCCCAAAAGGAACTGAAAAAAGGTTTTGAAACTTCATCAAAATGGAAGGATTATTGGTTTAGAGATTTCCGCACAGGACAGATTCTTGAGTTTGTGGGAGACGCAGCTCTTTATCTGAGTCGTCATGTGGGGACGCAGGTAGTGGAAAGATTAAAGAGTGATGCAGTCAGCGTACTCAGAGGTAGCAATACAAGCGATCGCCTACATATTATTACTCACAGTTGGGGTACTGTGATTTTATTTGATATTCTCTTTGCTCGTCGTTGGGAAGATCCTCTCTTGGATGTAGAAGTGCGAAAAACAGTCAATGAATTGCGTACGGTGCTATTTGGTTTACATCCCAGTCCCGCAAATGGAATTCCCCTAGCCAGTATTCACACCATGGGTTCACCGCTGGCGCTTTTCAGTCTCCTCAACATCAGTGGTAATGTCAATGGAGCCAGCACCCATGACCTGACACCGCAATTGATTACCATGTTAGAAAACTTATATAACTTGCGGAAAAAACCGCTTCTTTGGCGTAACTTTGCTCATCCAGGCGATCCCATTGCTTATCCTTTAGAAGGAGTGCTGCCCATGATTTTAGATGGTAGCGATCGCTTTTTGGAAACTCAAGATGTCATAACGGATAGCGGGAACATCTTGAACCGTCCCTTCTCTCAACAATTAGTTCCTCTACTTTGGGGTGGCGAAGCACACGGTAGCTACTGGGATAATCCCGTAGTCGGGAAGACCATTAGTGAAGTGATTCGCTCAACAATTTAGTGTATAAATTTGCTAGTCATGGAACTAATAACCGCAGCACATATTTGGCGATAAACCTTGCTATGCAATATCTCCATCATCTGCTAGCCGTCGCGGTCTTGGGGAGAATTGGTATTAATTTTTGCCAAATTGCATAATCTTGTCTTGATTGACTGATAACTACAGAGATAAACGATCTCCTAGAGTTGACACCCCCTGTATCCCCGGATCACTAGGGGGTTTTTCTGTCCAATTAAAGAGGGTTGTGAGCAGGTACACCAACAGCGCGGGGAAAATCAGCAGGTGTATTCACTACTTTACGCAGATATAAGCAGTGACGAATGCTTTGACTCAAAGGCGTTGTAAATTCATCAATCGATTCAATCACACCACCCAACTGACGAGCAGCACTTTGCAGAGTGGTGGTTTCTTCTTGTGTCCAGTTACCACGATAAATGATTGCTAAACCATTTGATTTGAGCAAAGGTAGAGCATATTCAGCACAAGCTGAAGCAGTGCCCACTGCACGGATGAGAGCGATATCATAGCTTTGGCGATGGGGGCGTTGTTGACCGACTTCTTCAGCTCTGCCAACAAGAGTTTGACTGTTGCTCAAAGCGAGTTTAGTCACAATTTGGTCAATAAACGCAATTTTTTTGCGCGTAGCATCCATCAGCCTCATTGTACAATTGGGCAGAGCGATCGCCACAGGAATTCCCGGAAAACCCGCCCCTGTACCAATATCAATCACAGACGCACCCGGTTCTAGAGAAGAGATAAATTTTCCCTGTAGCGCAATTCCCCGCAGCGAATCCCACAGATGTTTTTCCCAAAACTCTTGTGGCTCAGTGATGCGGGTCAAATTTAGTAGACGGTTTCCCTCTAAAATTAATTCATAAAGCCTTTGAAACTGCACCTGCTGTACCTGAGTTGGTTGCCAGTTAAGAGTTTGCTGCCATATTTCTGGCATTTGCGGCAGTAAATTTGTCATCTTATCCCCAGTCCTAAATTGCCGGATTAAATCATCTCCAGCAGACATGTCCATATCAATATTGACAGTACTCGGATGCAGCAAATAACTATTAAAGTTGCCAATTTATTTAATAACTGAGTTGATGAGTCAAAGGTTGGTAGTGGGGCATGGTAAAAATTCGTTTACAATATTTCCATTTTTACTTAGTAAAGCGTACTTTATCACACAAAGTACAGTTTGCATATCAACAAACCGTAAAAAATATCATTAACACAAAGTTAAGAGTAAATTCCCTCAATCCAAGTGCTTGACTTTCTTCTAATGACCATGTGATACTCCCAAATATATTTAATACTGTATCTCAATCAAATTACTGTAGATACGTATTAAATTAAGTTTATATGTATTTAAAGCTCAGTCAACACTTACGCAACTGATACGTAAGTAATACCAATTCAAAACACAACGCGACAGATAGTTGTAGAGACGTTGCTTTTGCATCGTCTGTGCAAAAAATTTGCCTCATTCATTGAATTGGTATCAGGTGCGTCAAATGACCACAATTTCTTGATCGTTACTAATTTTTCAAATCGCACTCACCCGACAAAACAAGTTGAGTGCGAAAGTTTGACATGCAGCTTTACTTCTTGGCTCTACTTAGTTTCGCCAACCGCCACTTGAGGAAGTCCCATGCTGTAGTTAGTGACGCGGCTGGAAAGATTATAGCTAATCTCGCCTTTTTGCAGGAGCGATCGCAAATAATGTTCCAAGTCTGACCCTACACGACGTAAGTTATAATCTGTTAGCTCCAAGCCGCTAGATGCTTCTACCAATTCATCAAACTTGCGATAGATTTTTTGCAGTGCATCTTCACTCCAGTTGAATTCATTGTCTGGATCAATATCCAGTGTTAAGACTTGGTTACTAGGAGCTAGTTCGCCATCTCGGTCAATTTCTGCGGCAAAAATGCGAATATGTCGGGTTGTAGACTTGAGCAGCGTCGGGTTGTCCATAAAAGAAGGCTGTAAGGTTTGGGTTGATTGCGCTGAAATTATTGTAAACGCTATGCTTGGGCTGAGAGGCCGCAAATGATCGCTAATTATGCTTGTGATAGTAATTTAAGTATAAATGCTGCTTGCTGCCATGAGAGCCTGTGAGCATTTCCCGTGAAAGAAATTTTTCTCTGTGACAATGATTGAGGGAAGCCGAGTGTGGCGTTAAGTAAGTACGCACATTTATTTATGAATGTCAATATGTGTTGATGTTACAAATCGAGGAAAAATTAGGGTAACAGATCCAGTTGTCATCAGCGCGATCAACGATTACATTAGACCTTAGCTTGAAAATAAAGGCTAAAATGCCGGAGCTTAGATCTGACGTTGCGTTTGCGTGGCACAAGCTTGACGCTGGTCTTGTTCATGGTATTTCTGGCAAAAGGAAAAACAAGATCATTTCCCTAGCCCCTGCTCATCCAGAGAAGCTAGGTTCAGCTTTTTTACCCACAAACCCATCCTCGCCTGACTTTGAAAAAAATTATATTTTTGTTGAGTGCAAAAATTCAGCCTTTAATAACTTTGCTGATGAACACGTCCTGATTTTTCCGATGCAAAAAACGTACATCTAGTAAATTTGCGTAATTATGCTATAACTACGGCTAGCTTTCATTAAGAGCAATAATTCCCGAATTCTCACTTACGTAAAATTACTAAATTTTCAGTAAAAACTCGAACTTTTATTGACGCCAAGATAAAGCTGATGTAAAAACCTTTAAAAAGCTCGAACAACTTCTTACAGAAACTTTATTGTATGGAATCTTAAAAACTGAATAATAGTTATGGCTTACCTAAAGTACCTCACAGTCTAGACAGTGAAAGTTTAACTAGAAAAAACTCCCAGGATAGTGAAATGGAATACAAATGTGATGAATAAAGAAAAACTCTTAATTCAAACACTTTGGATTCAAAAACAATATAAAGAATTTTTGCTGGAGATATAACTCTCAAACTCGTGACCACTAAGTAAAGGAATCCTCGAATCGTATGAACTCCAAAGCCTTACCACGCCAAATAAATAATATCGAAGTAGGTGTTTATGAATGTGAATTACATCTCAAATTCCGGTTGGTTGAAGAAAAGAGTCTATTGAGCGATCGCGAGCAACTATTACAGGTATTATTAGATGCTCTTGCTGAAGGTTCTGATGACTTTCTCGAAACGCTACAGGCGTCGGTGAAAGCCCAGGAAGTTTCTGAGTTCAAAGCCTCACCACAAATGCGACGCCAATTGATGCGATTGCGTAATTTTGCTGAAAATAATCAATAATTATTTGTATAAATTAAGTAGTAGCAAATTGTGAACACGGCATCATATGGTGAATTTATTTTTAGTTTATCCATTTGCCTATTTGCTCTAAAATTGAGTCGGCTTGTGTAACCTCAACTTCAGGCTAGGAGCTTAAGTTAATCTCCCAACAGCCTCAAAAAGCGTCTACAGTAGCCCTCACCCTTTGCACTACGGTTATACTTGGGTGCCTACTAGATACAGTTATGCCTTACTACCAGGGCTGGTTACGGTTTTCAAAGATTTGTGTTTCAGGGAAATATCTCTAACCAGGGTTTGACTTTAATCGTCAAAGTTATTTATTACTAAGCAAAAATTATTACATGGGTAGAAAATAGGGAATGCGAAATCAAGAGAGATATTTTTTCCTCACTTTCTACCCGACAGCACACCACAAACAAAGTCTATTTATTTTGCTAGTCCGTGTTCTAAAGCAAAACGCACCAACTCTGTACGGCTATTGGTACCAGTTTTACTAAACAAACGGCTAACGTATTTTTCCACATTGCGGACGCTAGTTTCTAAGCGACGAGCGATTTCTTTATTCATCAACCCTTCTGCTACCAAGTTCAAAACACTTTGTTCTCTGGGAGTCAGGTCAATTTTAAAAGGGACTGGTGATTGAGAAATCGCATTTTTTTGTGTGAGCAAAGCTTTAATTTGAGCAATCTGATGGGCGAGTTCAGCAATATCAGGAGTTTCACCCTCTTCGCCTGTGGTTTGAGGTTTGGCCGTGCGCCGAGTAAGCAAGTTTTCCACGATCGCAATTAATTCATCTGGGTCAAAGGGCTTTGGTAAATAGGCGTCCACACCAGCTTGATAACCTTGGATGCGATCGCCTGTCATCCCCTTTGCTGTTAAAAATACGACTGGTAGAGCTTGAAACCGGGGATCTTCTCGAAGTTGCTTGAGGAATTGATAGCCGTCTACCTGAGGCATCATAATATCAGAAATTACGAGATCCGGTGTATTTTGTTGCATCAAATCCCAACCCTCACGGGCGTTACTGGCGACTTGAACGCTGAAACCGCTTTCTTGTAAATAGTCTTTGACGGCTTCTCGTAATCCCGGTTCATCATCTACCAGTAACAGTTGTGCTGACATGGAAAAGTTCCTTGAGTCTACTTACTTCCAATTTAGCGAAAGTTGGTAGGGATTAAACATTGTTTGTCATTTGTTATTGCGTTTCTCGTTTGATGATGGTACATTTCGTTGAGGTTAGGGGCTAGCTATGTATGGGGTATCTCATTCCCTATAACCATTCAATCATTTTTGCAGATTCGGGTAACTTGGCGTCGCTTTGCCCTAGATAACGCGCTCTGGCGGTAAATAAAGCGATGGGAGTATTTAATAAATCTACAAGGGTGGCTTGACCAGCGATCGCCTGAAGACTTTTTTGGGGTACTTCTTTGACTAACCAACGTGCCAAGCGATAATAATATTCCTGGGGTGTGAGCTTTGGCATTAAATCCACGCCATATAATTCATGTAAATAGAGATTTGAGCGCCCATAGCGTCGCCATTGACTTTCTAGATCCTGAAATGTCCCACGATGGCGGTGTTTTATGATGGCGTTTGGGGCAAATTCCCACCGACCGATTTTAGCATCTAGAATTCGCCAACAGATGTCTGCATCACCACCAGTAGTCAGATAAGGGCGAAATAAACCCACTTTTTCCCAAGCGCTGCGACGGATTGCCAAGTTTGCGGTTTGACCGTAGGCACAAAAGGGATGAGATAAAGTATGCTTTTGTGATAGCGTTTCTTGCTTCTGGGCGTGTTTTTCTAAAAAACTTTTACCCGGCAGTCCTGTAATTTCACCTACGACAATTACCACTTCTGGGTTGATTAAAGGCTGGACTAATGATTCTAGCCATTGTGGCTGGGGACGACAATCAGCGTCAGTAAAAACCGTCACTTCACCTACGGCGGCGCGGATACCTGTATTCCGGGCGGCGTAGGAACTTTGAATTTTATTTTCGCTGAGGTGATAAATTTTGTGCGGATAAAGTTGAGCAGCTTGTTGTAAGATTGTGGCGGTGCGATCGCTACTATTATTATCCACCAATAGATATTCTACCCGGTTTTGAGGGTAAGTTTGGGACAATAAACAAGAGATTAAATCTGGTAAATCTGCTTCGCCGTTATAGATAGGAACAACCACCGATACCATCGGCCAAAAGCTGTGATTGGGGGTTGTATCAGCTAACTGATGATTCATAAAATGGGGATTTTGGATGGAGAATTAATAGTTAGTGTTCCCAATCCAAAATCTGAATCCAAAATTTGAAAATTCTCTCCAGCAGACACCTAGGTATCATGCAATTACATAGACTCCACAAAAGTAGCGCTAAAATTGCAAGTCTTTAGCGCGACTACTCATGGAACTAGAGGGTTGATTGACTGGAGGTGTGGCGAAGGTGCTGGTAGATAGAACTGCGATCGCTCGCGCATACTGCGGATCGTTCTGCGTCCCTACCAAATCAGGATTAGTCGCCAATTGACGCTCTTGTGCTTCTGTCAACTCCAGCTTGATATCTGGGGTAATACCTTTGTGGTTGATATCAGTGCCCTTGGGAGTGTAGTAATGGGCAATAGTCACCGCCAAACCAGAGCCATCAGTGAGTTCATGAACCGATTGCACTAAAGCTTTACCAAAGGTTTGACTACCAACAACCACCGCCCGTCTGTTATCCTTGAGTGCTCCTGTCAGGATTTCACTTGCACTGGCTGAATTACCGTCCACCAATACTGCTAGAGGTAGATTAGTCAAGGCTGTGCGGTTGGCTTTCGTATCTTCAGCGCCTCCCTTGCGGTCTACTGTACGGACAATACCGCCATTATCCAGCCACATCCGAGCAATTTCAATGCTCGCCTGCAACAAACCACCGGGATTTCCCCGCAAATCTAACACATAGCCGTTAACTTGCTTACCATTCAAATCTCGGATAGCTCGGCGCATTTGGTCAGCGGCGTGAGAACTAAACTCCCGCAAGCGGATATAGCCAATGCGGCGATTACCTTCTTGTTTAACTGTGTAACGGACTGTAGGGACTTCGATAGTGGCTCTGGTAAGCTTTAAATCAAAAGCATTTTGACCCAATCTTCCCAACTTCAAGGTAATGGGGGTACCGGCTTTACCGCGAATCAGCTTGGATGCGTCATCCACCTTCATTTGCTGGGTGGATTTGCCATCAATAGCTAAAATTTCATCGCCTGCTTTGATTCCCGCCCTCAGTGCTGGGGAATTTTCTATGGCTTCCACAACAGTCAGGCGCTTGGTTTTTTCGTTGAATTCCATGCGAATCCCAATTCCGGAAACTTCCCCAGATGTTTGACTGGTGAGAGCTTCATACTGCTTGGGGTCCATAAAGCGGGTGTAAGGATCTCCCAACTTTTGTAAAGCCTCGCGGATAGCGACGTAAGCTTCTTCACGGGAGGAATAGTCTCTACTTAGCAGGCTTTGCCTAGTTGCTTGCCAATCTTGTTGATTAAATTTGCCATCAACATATTCACGATTTACCACTTGCCATACTTGGTCAACTACCGCTTTTGGGCTATCTTGTAGGGCGAGGGCAGCACGAACGCCGCGAGTCCAGGCAGGGCCAAATACAGATAATGTGGCTGTCGTGGCGATCGCTCCACCAATCAAAGCCACTTGGAGCGGTGAGTAACGTTTCGCAGATTGGTTCATGTATATCAGCTGAAATAATTGTGTTTTTGACAGTTTAGCAATCAGGTTTTCCAGAAATTTTTAAGTTTTTCTACTCAATTTCAGCAACAGTCTTTTCATCATTTTTACTTTAGTTAATGATGCTAAAAATTTTGCTGTACTTCTTTACAATGATTTCCCACTTTCCTAGATTTTTCCGGAACGTCTATCTGGAATATGTGACACTTTCCTCGATGTCAAGTTTACACCCCCAATGCTTTTTATAAGATAGCACTTTAGTCTCGTACTTGCAGGTGTTTTACTCATTCATTAGTTACACTTTGTTATCCATAGCATGAAACGTCAACGACTTTTAAAATCATCAATTTCTCAGAGGATAAAAATCACAAAGCTGTGGCAACGATTACAAAAATTTGTTTGTGGATTGTGCTTTGCTTTGGGTATTTGGTTAATTTTTACCACTATTACTTTAATTTCTGTATCGTCTCAACCTGTCAATGGCTTGTTTGTGCTAGGCGGTAGCATTCAGCGGGAAATCTACGTAGCCGAGGCTGCAAAAAGATACCCCCAAATCCCAATTTTGATTTCTCAGGGTTCTCCAGACCCTTGTGTGTGGCTGATTTTTCAACGAGAAGCCGCAGACTTATCAAACGTGTGGTTAGAAAAGTGCGCCGACTCTACTTGGGGAAATTTTTATTATGGTATTACGATTCTGCGGCGTTGGGGAGTGACTAAAGTCACGTTAATCACTTCCCAATCACACCTCCCCAGGGCGAAATGGATAGCACAGATACTTTTTGGCGCTAATCGTATTTGGGTAGATGTGGAGGTAGTCCCAGAGCGAGGTGTACCAGGAAACCGTGAATCTTGGCTAAAAACAGGCTTAGATGTAACCCGTAGCTTGTTGTGGGCAGTTTTTAGCCCAATTATACAGCCACAATGCTCACAAGTAATCAGACTGGCGGATGTGGATATGTCAGCTTGGGAGCTGCAAGGATTTAAATGTGAACGTCAGGGGAATTTAGAGAGATGAGATAGCCGCTACGTCTATTTCAATAATCAAATAAATATAAGTCTCATAATACTAGAATCAAATATGAGTCTTATAATACTAGCCAAATGAAAAAACTCATAGTTCTGTTTTTAATTCCTCTGTTCATCCTGATTATTTGTCTACCTCTCAACGCCGCACAAGCACGCTCGACACTTCCCTTGTGGCAGGTTTATCAGCAATCTTTGAAAACAGCTAAATACGTTGACCTCACCCATACAATTACTCCGAAAATCCCTGTATGGGGAGGATTTGCCACGTCAAAGTTTGAGCCAACAATCAATCCTAAAACATTGCAACCATACACTTATGCAAAAGATGGTTTTGAAGCAACTCATTACGACCTTTCCACAGATCAATTAGGCACACAATTAGATCCGCCAGCTCATTGGAGTCCTGATTATCCGGCGATTGATGAATTACCTGCAACTTTTGCTGTGCGTCCTTTGGTGGTAATTCCCATTCAGGACAAGGTGGCGAAAGACCCTAACTATCATCTTACGGTGCTAGATATTCAAGATTGGGAAAGGCAACATGGTAGAATCCCTGAAGGTTCGGTGGTATTTGTGCGCTCTGATTGGTCTAAGGAATGGCCAAATCCTGAACTAGCTAAGAGAACTAAATTTCCTGGAGTGAGTTTGGCGGCGCTGAAGTTTCTACATTTGCAACGTAAAATTTTATTCCACGGTCATGAACCGCTAGACACAGATAGTACGCCTACTCTGGAAGGTGAAGCTTGGCTATTGAGGAATGGCTATACCCAAGCAGAAGGTGTGGCAAATTTGGATAAAGTGCCACAAACAGGCGCATTGGTGGCGATAGGCTATCCGAAATTTCAAGGCGGTTTGGGTGGTTATGCTCGTTTTATTGCTATTTGTCCGCCGAATTGGCAATATGGTGTGTCAGTCGGTCAGATTCCCGAATCACCCTTGCAAAAAGCTGATAAACCACTGCGTTGGAACCCAGATTTAGGCGTAAGAGTGAGGTAATATCATGAAAGACACTAACCTTAGCGATGCACTTGCTGAGGCTGTAGAAGAATGGCTAAATAAGCCAGAAAACCGAGAAATAATTCAAAGGCACAATTTGAAGCTTGAAGAATAGGCGATCGCCTAGGAATATAGAAGGGAGATAGTAGTCGAGAGTTGAGGGGATTTATAGTGAGCGATCGCCCATTTTGTGCTAACGTAACTCATTCACAAGTCTTTGATGCTCATTAATGAAGCTTGGAACTGGGTTAATGAGGCTTAGAACTGCGTTAATGAAGCTCTGAACTCAATTAATGAAGCTTGGGACTGCGTTAATGAGTCTTTGAACTCGATTAATGAGCCTTGGAACTGCGTTAATGAGTCTTTGAACTCGATTAATGAGCCTTGGAACTGCGTTAATGAGGCTATGAACTTCATTAAAGAGGCTTTGGGGTCTGACAAATAAAAAAATATCTAATTCTCTTGTGGGGTAGCCTTATACACTGGGCAGGCTTTCTGGCCCGCCCCGCAATATGGGATAATTTATTTCTCGGAGTTTCTTTGATACTTGTTTAGAAGATAAATTAAACGAAACTTAAAAAAATTATAGGTAAAGTTAGATTTCATTTTTCCGTCTAACTTACCCAAATTTATAGTCAACCACATTACTACATAACTTAGTATTAAAATTAGTGTACAGATTGAAAAAGGAGCCAGAAAGTGCAAGCCATACTTTTAAGCCGTGAAGAAGTTGCACGACGTGCTAAAGAACTATACGAAAATAGCATTCGGCAACAAGTAGAAACAGAAGAAAATATTGGTAAAATGGTAATTATTAATGTAGAAAATGGTGAATATGCAGTTGATAAACTAGGCATAGAATCAGCACATTTTTTACGACGTAATAATCCCTATGCTCGACTTTTTGGCATTCGCATTGGTTACAAAGTTGCAGCTTCTTTCGGTGGTGAAATGGAGCGTGATTATCTGTGATTTCTGGTATTGTCAAGAATGGACGCCCAACCGTTAACGTAATTTTTAGACTGCCTAATCAACCAAATTTTACCATTGAATTTGTTATTGACACAGGTTTTACAGAATTTCTGTCTCTACCCCCAGCCGCAGTCACTGTGTTGGGTTTTCCTTTTGTTTATGACATGTATGTAAATTTAGCTGACAATAGTAATGTCTTATTGCCAGTACATAAAGCTTCCATTATTTG is a genomic window of Fortiea contorta PCC 7126 containing:
- a CDS encoding helix-hairpin-helix domain-containing protein, which translates into the protein MNNWLPLNLKLQKLRTRLLNDPYYRLQSGEEIQMAVKLGIKIDANQATVDDWLRLPGLSIHQARSLVELSSSGVKFYCLEDIAAALAIPLQRLEPLQPLLSFIFYDEESLINPTQIVNPNTASVARLAQIPFIDPSLAQAVVQNRVSFGPYRNLVDFQQRLSLSGDAIAQLMYYLRF
- a CDS encoding BrnA antitoxin family protein, which encodes MSNEPILTNSQTDWQRLDAMSDEDIDLSDCPEITPELFAKATVRRGLPAAKNKVQVTLRIDTDVLEWFKSQGRGYQTQINTLLRAYMEAHR
- a CDS encoding BrnT family toxin, whose amino-acid sequence is MLQGRVVAVVYTDRDQLIRIISVRKATKYEQRTYFDQLSD
- the rsmG gene encoding 16S rRNA (guanine(527)-N(7))-methyltransferase RsmG — protein: MTNLLPQMPEIWQQTLNWQPTQVQQVQFQRLYELILEGNRLLNLTRITEPQEFWEKHLWDSLRGIALQGKFISSLEPGASVIDIGTGAGFPGIPVAIALPNCTMRLMDATRKKIAFIDQIVTKLALSNSQTLVGRAEEVGQQRPHRQSYDIALIRAVGTASACAEYALPLLKSNGLAIIYRGNWTQEETTTLQSAARQLGGVIESIDEFTTPLSQSIRHCLYLRKVVNTPADFPRAVGVPAHNPL
- a CDS encoding NAD(P)H-quinone oxidoreductase subunit M, with the protein product MDNPTLLKSTTRHIRIFAAEIDRDGELAPSNQVLTLDIDPDNEFNWSEDALQKIYRKFDELVEASSGLELTDYNLRRVGSDLEHYLRSLLQKGEISYNLSSRVTNYSMGLPQVAVGETK
- a CDS encoding Npun_R1517 family heterocyst differentiation transcriptional regulator, producing MNSKALPRQINNIEVGVYECELHLKFRLVEEKSLLSDREQLLQVLLDALAEGSDDFLETLQASVKAQEVSEFKASPQMRRQLMRLRNFAENNQ
- a CDS encoding response regulator transcription factor, which gives rise to MSAQLLLVDDEPGLREAVKDYLQESGFSVQVASNAREGWDLMQQNTPDLVISDIMMPQVDGYQFLKQLREDPRFQALPVVFLTAKGMTGDRIQGYQAGVDAYLPKPFDPDELIAIVENLLTRRTAKPQTTGEEGETPDIAELAHQIAQIKALLTQKNAISQSPVPFKIDLTPREQSVLNLVAEGLMNKEIARRLETSVRNVEKYVSRLFSKTGTNSRTELVRFALEHGLAK
- a CDS encoding glycosyltransferase, whose translation is MNHQLADTTPNHSFWPMVSVVVPIYNGEADLPDLISCLLSQTYPQNRVEYLLVDNNSSDRTATILQQAAQLYPHKIYHLSENKIQSSYAARNTGIRAAVGEVTVFTDADCRPQPQWLESLVQPLINPEVVIVVGEITGLPGKSFLEKHAQKQETLSQKHTLSHPFCAYGQTANLAIRRSAWEKVGLFRPYLTTGGDADICWRILDAKIGRWEFAPNAIIKHRHRGTFQDLESQWRRYGRSNLYLHELYGVDLMPKLTPQEYYYRLARWLVKEVPQKSLQAIAGQATLVDLLNTPIALFTARARYLGQSDAKLPESAKMIEWL
- the ctpB gene encoding carboxyl-terminal processing protease CtpB; amino-acid sequence: MNQSAKRYSPLQVALIGGAIATTATLSVFGPAWTRGVRAALALQDSPKAVVDQVWQVVNREYVDGKFNQQDWQATRQSLLSRDYSSREEAYVAIREALQKLGDPYTRFMDPKQYEALTSQTSGEVSGIGIRMEFNEKTKRLTVVEAIENSPALRAGIKAGDEILAIDGKSTQQMKVDDASKLIRGKAGTPITLKLGRLGQNAFDLKLTRATIEVPTVRYTVKQEGNRRIGYIRLREFSSHAADQMRRAIRDLNGKQVNGYVLDLRGNPGGLLQASIEIARMWLDNGGIVRTVDRKGGAEDTKANRTALTNLPLAVLVDGNSASASEILTGALKDNRRAVVVGSQTFGKALVQSVHELTDGSGLAVTIAHYYTPKGTDINHKGITPDIKLELTEAQERQLATNPDLVGTQNDPQYARAIAVLSTSTFATPPVNQPSSSMSSRAKDLQF
- a CDS encoding YdcF family protein; its protein translation is MKRQRLLKSSISQRIKITKLWQRLQKFVCGLCFALGIWLIFTTITLISVSSQPVNGLFVLGGSIQREIYVAEAAKRYPQIPILISQGSPDPCVWLIFQREAADLSNVWLEKCADSTWGNFYYGITILRRWGVTKVTLITSQSHLPRAKWIAQILFGANRIWVDVEVVPERGVPGNRESWLKTGLDVTRSLLWAVFSPIIQPQCSQVIRLADVDMSAWELQGFKCERQGNLER
- a CDS encoding cyclase family protein encodes the protein MKKLIVLFLIPLFILIICLPLNAAQARSTLPLWQVYQQSLKTAKYVDLTHTITPKIPVWGGFATSKFEPTINPKTLQPYTYAKDGFEATHYDLSTDQLGTQLDPPAHWSPDYPAIDELPATFAVRPLVVIPIQDKVAKDPNYHLTVLDIQDWERQHGRIPEGSVVFVRSDWSKEWPNPELAKRTKFPGVSLAALKFLHLQRKILFHGHEPLDTDSTPTLEGEAWLLRNGYTQAEGVANLDKVPQTGALVAIGYPKFQGGLGGYARFIAICPPNWQYGVSVGQIPESPLQKADKPLRWNPDLGVRVR
- a CDS encoding clan AA aspartic protease; translated protein: MISGIVKNGRPTVNVIFRLPNQPNFTIEFVIDTGFTEFLSLPPAAVTVLGFPFVYDMYVNLADNSNVLLPVHKASIIWNREEQEVYLLAAGQRPLLGRALLDEHELVIQFTEGGLVTIDQL